Proteins encoded within one genomic window of Companilactobacillus zhachilii:
- a CDS encoding NAD-dependent protein deacylase: MEEFKELLAQAKFVTFLTGAGVSVPSGIPDYRSKNGLYKREKFNFPPEYMLSHDNLVKHPDIFHDFVIHNMYFPDAQPNIIHTKMAEISNQKGAIVTQNVDKLHTKAGAKNVVEFHGNLYDNIHCLTCGKEFDYTYYLKDYRHHEDNGIIRPGTTVLYGENINPENFQNAALAVQKADLLVVVGTSFKVYPFAGLLEYSSPKAKLVVINKEDLNLDSSILAISDDATNVFSKI; encoded by the coding sequence ATTGAAGAGTTTAAAGAATTACTAGCACAAGCTAAATTTGTAACTTTTCTAACTGGTGCTGGCGTGTCTGTACCATCAGGGATTCCTGATTATCGCTCAAAGAATGGATTGTACAAGCGAGAAAAATTCAACTTTCCACCTGAATATATGTTAAGCCATGATAATTTAGTTAAACATCCAGATATCTTTCATGACTTTGTGATTCACAATATGTACTTTCCAGATGCTCAACCTAATATTATTCATACAAAGATGGCCGAAATCAGTAATCAAAAAGGTGCTATTGTTACACAAAATGTTGATAAATTGCATACCAAAGCAGGGGCTAAAAATGTCGTAGAATTTCACGGCAATTTATACGATAATATTCATTGCCTGACCTGCGGTAAAGAATTTGATTACACGTATTATTTAAAAGATTATCGCCATCATGAAGATAATGGCATTATTCGCCCCGGAACTACGGTTTTGTACGGTGAGAATATCAATCCAGAAAACTTTCAAAATGCAGCTTTGGCCGTTCAAAAAGCTGATTTGTTAGTAGTTGTTGGGACTAGTTTTAAAGTATATCCATTTGCAGGATTACTAGAATACAGTTCACCAAAAGCTAAATTGGTTGTCATTAATAAAGAAGATTTAAATTTAGATTCATCCATTTTGGCCATCTCAGATGATGCCACAAATGTTTTTTCAAAGATTTAG
- a CDS encoding YbhB/YbcL family Raf kinase inhibitor-like protein, with protein MEITVSLPNNLLPDKYGKYAAPDDIKNGKPIISFPIKLSDIPADAKTIALTFTDPDSIPVCGFEWIHWTAANIPSSQVELPENFSQIATTPVVQGKNSSASPLLDGPKDVATGYNGPYPPDQTHDYVLKVFALDDNLNLENGFWMNELLHKMNGHIVASAQKTIPSRA; from the coding sequence ATGGAAATAACTGTATCTCTACCAAATAATTTATTGCCCGACAAATACGGCAAATATGCCGCACCTGACGATATAAAAAATGGGAAACCTATTATTAGTTTCCCAATTAAATTATCAGATATTCCAGCAGATGCAAAAACAATTGCTTTGACTTTCACAGATCCGGATTCAATCCCAGTTTGTGGTTTTGAATGGATTCACTGGACAGCCGCTAATATTCCAAGTTCTCAAGTTGAATTACCTGAAAACTTTAGTCAAATAGCAACCACTCCAGTCGTTCAAGGCAAAAACAGTTCTGCAAGTCCATTATTAGATGGTCCTAAAGACGTGGCCACTGGTTACAATGGACCTTATCCACCAGACCAAACCCATGATTACGTACTCAAGGTATTTGCTCTAGATGACAATCTTAATTTGGAAAATGGTTTCTGGATGAATGAATTATTGCATAAAATGAACGGTCATATCGTTGCTTCAGCTCAAAAGACCATCCCTAGTCGTGCATAA
- a CDS encoding exopolyphosphatase yields the protein MGCDVDLKLAVIEIGSNSIRTSVYRSSKKNRFKTLDRWREPVRLGKSITQSRLLTNDQIEETIDVLKKFQTRIERYQVDRTSLIATAAVRMAKNQDQLIFAVLKETGLQLDIINEQEEAYYDYVAVRSTMRIKDALIVDVGGGSSEISLAKKGRLKHGLSIPIGAISISDLYLASDPIKENQLQAARKDISQRLESLNWMSSPATFVGLGGTLRAVTSILNREGKNKKTLHNSVISCDQIDELFNQLIHTSLEERSQIKELSDGRYEVILGGILIISEIIKKTPSKEIRFSNFGVREGYVFNYFHKMNLQDN from the coding sequence ATGGGATGTGATGTAGATTTGAAGTTAGCAGTTATAGAAATAGGATCTAACTCCATTAGAACATCAGTTTATAGGTCTTCTAAAAAAAATCGTTTTAAGACTTTGGATCGTTGGCGAGAGCCCGTTAGACTAGGAAAATCAATCACTCAGAGTCGACTTTTGACTAATGATCAAATTGAAGAAACAATTGATGTTTTAAAGAAATTTCAAACTCGAATTGAAAGATATCAAGTTGATAGAACCAGCTTGATTGCTACCGCGGCAGTAAGAATGGCCAAGAATCAAGACCAATTGATTTTTGCTGTTCTCAAAGAAACAGGATTACAACTAGACATTATCAATGAACAAGAAGAAGCCTACTATGACTACGTAGCTGTTAGAAGTACGATGCGGATCAAAGATGCTTTGATTGTCGATGTTGGTGGCGGTAGTAGTGAAATCAGCTTGGCTAAAAAAGGTCGTCTGAAGCACGGCTTGAGTATACCGATTGGTGCCATTTCAATTTCTGATTTGTATTTAGCGAGTGATCCAATAAAAGAGAACCAATTACAAGCAGCAAGAAAAGATATCAGTCAACGTTTAGAAAGTCTCAATTGGATGAGTTCACCAGCAACCTTTGTTGGACTCGGTGGGACTTTACGGGCCGTGACAAGTATTTTGAATCGTGAGGGTAAAAATAAAAAGACTCTACACAATTCTGTCATTTCGTGTGACCAAATTGATGAGTTATTTAACCAGTTGATTCACACTTCTTTGGAAGAAAGAAGTCAAATCAAAGAGTTGAGCGATGGCAGATATGAAGTCATTTTGGGTGGGATTTTGATAATATCAGAAATCATCAAAAAAACCCCCTCTAAAGAAATCCGTTTTTCGAATTTCGGTGTTAGAGAAGGTTATGTCTTCAATTATTTCCACAAAATGAATCTTCAAGATAATTAG
- a CDS encoding ABC transporter permease: MSNLTVSNSTLALGFVLVLVALIIGYVEKLRIDKDIIIGVVRAIIQLSIVGYILKFVIKANDNWLTLACFIIIVINASWNAGKRGNGIPKAFQSSLLAIFVGTTITLATLVLTGSIKFVPEQIVPVTGMIASNIMVAIGLCYRNMMQTYTDRHQQVLEKLALGADIKLASQDILRDSIKSGMQPTIDSIKTLGLVSLPGMMSGLIFAGVDPVKAIKYQIMVTFMLLASTSIGSIISCYLGYKQFFNERKQLKG; encoded by the coding sequence ATGTCTAATTTAACAGTTTCCAATTCAACGTTGGCATTAGGTTTCGTCTTAGTGTTGGTAGCTTTGATAATTGGTTATGTGGAAAAGTTACGGATTGATAAGGACATTATTATTGGTGTTGTTCGAGCAATTATTCAATTATCCATCGTGGGTTATATTTTAAAATTTGTTATTAAGGCTAATGATAATTGGTTGACCTTAGCATGTTTTATTATCATTGTGATTAATGCGTCTTGGAATGCTGGAAAGCGTGGGAATGGGATTCCTAAAGCATTTCAGTCATCACTCTTGGCAATTTTTGTAGGTACAACGATAACTTTGGCAACATTAGTATTGACGGGTTCAATTAAATTTGTGCCTGAACAAATCGTGCCGGTGACAGGGATGATTGCTAGCAATATCATGGTTGCAATTGGGCTTTGTTATCGCAATATGATGCAAACCTATACTGACCGTCATCAACAAGTCTTGGAAAAACTAGCGTTAGGTGCAGATATTAAGTTGGCTTCTCAAGATATTTTGCGTGATTCAATCAAAAGTGGGATGCAACCAACAATTGATTCAATCAAAACTTTAGGATTAGTTAGTTTACCAGGTATGATGTCTGGTTTGATTTTTGCTGGTGTTGATCCAGTTAAGGCCATCAAGTACCAAATTATGGTTACTTTCATGCTGCTGGCCTCGACAAGTATTGGCTCAATTATTTCTTGCTACTTGGGTTATAAACAATTCTTCAATGAACGAAAGCAATTGAAGGGGTAG
- a CDS encoding ABC transporter ATP-binding protein, translating into MEKIFEVKNLFYQVGETKILKDINLSIEQGKYLTVVGPSGSGKSTLMRILASMISATSGEVLFHGTDINTFEPTEYRRKVSYAFQQPTLFGKTVRENLAFPFEVRKQDFDEEKVIKYLEMVNLNKDYIDKSVNDVSGGEKQRIALLRNLLFQPEVLITDEVTAGLDAENKAIVHKMLNEFNSRGLTILRVTHDESEIEDSTDKITIKNGEVQDV; encoded by the coding sequence GTGGAAAAAATATTTGAAGTTAAAAATCTCTTTTATCAGGTTGGTGAAACTAAAATCTTAAAAGATATTAATTTGAGTATCGAACAAGGAAAATATCTAACCGTTGTCGGTCCTTCTGGTAGTGGAAAAAGCACTTTGATGCGAATTTTAGCGTCTATGATCAGTGCCACTTCAGGGGAAGTATTGTTCCATGGAACGGATATTAATACGTTTGAGCCAACTGAATATCGTCGTAAGGTTTCGTATGCTTTTCAACAGCCAACTCTTTTTGGGAAAACTGTTCGCGAGAATTTGGCTTTTCCATTTGAAGTTCGTAAACAGGACTTTGATGAAGAAAAGGTTATAAAGTATTTGGAAATGGTCAATTTGAATAAAGATTATATTGATAAAAGTGTCAATGATGTTTCTGGTGGCGAAAAACAGCGGATTGCTTTGTTACGGAACTTACTTTTCCAACCAGAGGTGTTGATAACTGATGAAGTTACGGCCGGATTGGATGCTGAAAATAAAGCTATTGTGCATAAAATGTTAAACGAATTTAATTCCCGGGGATTAACAATTTTGCGGGTGACGCACGATGAATCTGAAATTGAAGATTCAACCGACAAAATTACGATTAAAAATGGGGAGGTGCAAGATGTCTAA
- a CDS encoding MucBP domain-containing protein produces MLLNKKCVYLGISLFSAMLLTATSTQEAKAATTTSTTTATTSPTSTSTSTTSTPAKTTTTSQPMTATATTSSTTTAPTATQTTTSATPVLPATTSTSSTTTAQPTTTTAKTTTATTGSTTTPVTTTSASSSTTPTTATPVATTATSSTSTTVPTTSTTTTTATTAATTTQTTTTSTVTTNPYAIPANVTDDTVITFTDPTLGYAVKDALKIPYNSNLTVGDIKAYSNPYLSVSMDNYDLRHPNGPASTPDPNINHMADIDSTPIESLNGMQYFQLLPAKAGLILQVNLASDPKADPDLTPLENINLAGLDLAGNFSDPTAKEIDPIQVEKLNLSNSSSLKFEGTKTGNGITQAQLTQLAPTINKYANNGQGFNMIGFGNSSISDFSPLKGTETGKGAMINAVTNTINDPTPVYAVTGQPIAFTAPKLLDPSGTDIAPLYNYSGSTTSAYLKMGNLTNVGGDNFVLNNADPTATVLSYGNYGFHNGYVSGSMVQENLGNTYFQTATTVNQPLIFQAHPTVTINYVDATGKPIMVKGTALTKTLSGTTIGSAFDLTADSTVDGYKLTSPVSLLKGTYTQNPQTIELAYSALPKKESSSTTAKPTKPVKPNKPIDKHPAKPSGGREQIVIHNTTDGSYLSDIGVHGTTTINGKPFYLLDDGELIEVQDYDATASTKTGILITYESPVKLMDGHGRYLNLDSEPNTKWKYDELVAINGKGYYRIATDKYLVLDQATEFTPAPPKSKVHLTAKTYLYDSRGRRLRRALPANSYWRTDGYIMIHGIKMYRVATDEYVEAKLF; encoded by the coding sequence ATGTTATTGAACAAAAAATGTGTTTATTTAGGTATTTCATTATTTTCTGCGATGCTGCTTACTGCTACTTCAACTCAAGAAGCAAAAGCTGCAACGACTACAAGTACGACTACCGCGACGACGTCTCCCACCAGTACTTCCACTTCAACAACGTCTACGCCTGCAAAAACAACTACAACATCTCAGCCTATGACAGCAACGGCCACGACTTCAAGTACAACCACAGCTCCTACTGCAACGCAAACTACAACAAGTGCAACTCCAGTCTTACCGGCTACCACTTCAACTAGTTCTACAACAACTGCTCAGCCCACCACTACAACAGCCAAAACTACTACAGCAACGACAGGTTCAACAACCACTCCAGTTACTACGACATCCGCTAGCTCATCGACAACACCAACCACTGCAACGCCAGTCGCAACTACAGCCACATCTTCCACCTCAACGACAGTCCCAACAACTAGCACTACGACGACTACCGCAACAACAGCTGCTACTACAACGCAAACAACAACAACTTCTACAGTTACAACTAATCCTTACGCAATCCCAGCTAACGTAACTGATGATACGGTCATTACCTTTACTGACCCTACTTTGGGCTATGCTGTCAAAGATGCACTAAAAATTCCTTATAATTCTAACTTAACGGTTGGTGATATCAAGGCTTATTCAAACCCATACCTATCAGTTTCGATGGATAACTATGACCTTAGACATCCTAATGGCCCTGCTTCAACTCCTGACCCAAATATAAATCACATGGCTGACATTGACAGCACGCCTATCGAAAGCTTAAATGGTATGCAATATTTTCAACTCTTGCCAGCTAAAGCTGGTCTTATCCTTCAAGTAAATTTAGCTTCAGACCCTAAAGCCGATCCCGATTTGACCCCTTTGGAAAATATTAACTTAGCTGGTCTAGATTTGGCAGGTAATTTCAGTGATCCTACTGCTAAAGAAATTGATCCGATTCAAGTGGAAAAGTTAAATTTATCTAATTCCTCATCACTCAAATTTGAAGGTACGAAAACTGGCAACGGAATTACTCAAGCCCAACTAACCCAATTAGCTCCAACAATCAATAAATACGCTAATAATGGTCAAGGTTTCAACATGATTGGATTTGGCAATTCTTCAATTAGTGACTTTTCACCACTCAAAGGCACTGAAACTGGCAAAGGTGCAATGATTAATGCTGTTACCAACACGATTAATGACCCTACCCCAGTTTACGCTGTCACTGGTCAGCCAATTGCCTTCACAGCGCCGAAATTGCTCGATCCAAGTGGTACTGACATCGCACCTTTGTATAATTATTCTGGTTCAACGACTAGTGCTTATTTGAAGATGGGAAATTTAACAAACGTCGGCGGAGACAATTTTGTTTTGAATAATGCTGATCCTACTGCGACGGTTTTAAGTTACGGCAACTATGGATTCCACAATGGTTACGTTAGTGGTTCAATGGTTCAAGAAAATCTCGGAAACACTTACTTTCAAACTGCCACAACTGTCAATCAGCCACTTATTTTTCAGGCACATCCAACTGTCACTATTAATTACGTTGATGCCACTGGCAAACCTATTATGGTCAAAGGAACTGCTCTCACTAAAACACTCAGTGGTACTACAATTGGCTCAGCTTTCGACTTAACTGCTGACAGTACCGTTGACGGTTACAAATTAACCAGTCCAGTCTCTCTTTTAAAGGGAACCTATACTCAAAATCCCCAAACAATCGAGCTAGCTTACAGCGCTTTGCCTAAGAAGGAATCATCTTCTACAACAGCTAAACCAACTAAGCCTGTTAAACCAAACAAGCCAATTGATAAACATCCAGCCAAACCTTCTGGTGGTCGTGAACAAATTGTCATTCACAACACCACTGACGGGTCTTATTTAAGTGACATCGGCGTCCACGGAACGACAACTATTAATGGCAAACCATTCTATCTTTTGGACGATGGTGAATTGATTGAAGTTCAAGATTACGATGCTACTGCCTCAACTAAAACAGGTATCCTCATTACTTATGAGTCTCCAGTTAAATTAATGGACGGCCATGGAAGATATCTCAATTTGGACTCCGAACCTAATACAAAGTGGAAATACGATGAATTAGTCGCCATTAACGGCAAAGGATACTATCGAATTGCTACTGACAAGTATCTTGTACTTGATCAAGCAACGGAATTTACCCCTGCTCCTCCGAAATCCAAAGTTCATTTGACAGCTAAAACTTATTTGTACGATTCTCGTGGTCGTAGACTACGCCGAGCTTTACCAGCTAATAGCTATTGGAGAACTGACGGATATATTATGATTCATGGCATCAAGATGTATCGTGTTGCAACCGATGAGTACGTCGAAGCAAAACTATTTTAA
- a CDS encoding DUF4811 domain-containing protein: MILISILVFAVLAYYFAVFLKNKKVGYSLSFTFVALFILSLVLLISNEYSHFGMQKVNSEKTYQIQSVQKGSNLLLKKELGTKGKEDVYIYRTPETANKKKPTTTKVDVNVTNKVKTGNYSAATLERKTTRWEYKNGFYSFLFGLSDNNKEFVKQTNTFKVGKDWLVLTTTQASQLQKKMKSKAFQAQMKQEGEAYVKAAVMKAMKANPKMTPDEQKQVTQQAEKAFKAEAQAKLIQEIKSQK; this comes from the coding sequence ATGATTCTTATTTCTATTTTAGTTTTCGCCGTACTGGCATATTACTTCGCTGTCTTCTTGAAAAATAAAAAAGTTGGTTATTCATTATCATTTACCTTCGTTGCCTTATTCATTTTGAGTTTGGTATTGTTGATTTCAAATGAATATAGTCACTTTGGTATGCAAAAAGTTAATAGTGAAAAGACGTATCAGATCCAATCTGTTCAAAAGGGTTCAAATCTTCTATTAAAGAAAGAATTAGGTACGAAGGGTAAGGAAGATGTTTATATTTACCGGACACCTGAAACTGCTAATAAGAAGAAACCAACGACAACTAAAGTTGATGTCAACGTTACAAACAAAGTGAAAACTGGCAATTATTCAGCCGCTACTTTGGAACGTAAGACAACTCGCTGGGAATATAAGAATGGTTTCTATTCATTCCTCTTTGGACTTTCAGATAACAATAAAGAATTTGTTAAACAAACAAATACCTTTAAAGTTGGTAAGGATTGGTTAGTTTTGACGACGACTCAAGCTAGTCAATTACAAAAGAAAATGAAGAGTAAAGCTTTCCAAGCTCAAATGAAACAAGAAGGTGAAGCTTACGTTAAAGCTGCTGTCATGAAGGCTATGAAAGCTAATCCTAAGATGACTCCAGATGAACAAAAACAAGTTACACAACAAGCTGAAAAAGCCTTTAAGGCCGAAGCTCAAGCTAAATTGATTCAAGAAATTAAGAGTCAAAAATAG
- a CDS encoding MDR family MFS transporter, translated as MPNNKAIVDAHGKTFNRNLLVLVLLVGTFCTVLNGTILTTAFPTLMKEFSVTTSDVQWLTTGFLMVNGIMIPVTAWLSNNFSTKILYIIAMSTFLVGTIMCFVAPTFGVILAGRLIQAVGVGITMPLMQVVMLSIFPANQRGAAMGLGGLVIGLAPAIGPTLSGFIIDNWTWRDLFGMIIPIVVLVLILAFFFMRPVIKTHRTKLDVLSLIESTIGFGAILYGFSSVGNDGWGSMTVIGSIAIGIVFILLFGYRQLHMDKPFLELRVFKEKKFAIAAALSSVTNMAMIGVEMVLPLYLQIVKGMSAFHSGLTLLPGALMIGVMSPITGNAFDKFGPKDLARMGMFLLTAGTIPFLFLTKTTPVLDIVVLYMVRMFGISMVLMPVTTDGMNALPFNLMSHGTAVNNTVRQIFSSMGTAILVSVLTNVTNNLKPGKSLLSQAPLQYKDNFFNATLSGYHAAFAVAILFCVIGYLISLMVTNSSKSKTIDTDTLKNTRLAGEE; from the coding sequence ATGCCTAATAATAAAGCAATTGTGGATGCACATGGCAAAACTTTTAACCGTAATTTGCTGGTTTTGGTTTTACTTGTGGGTACATTCTGTACTGTTTTGAACGGTACTATTTTAACTACCGCCTTTCCTACATTGATGAAAGAATTCAGTGTGACAACTTCAGATGTTCAGTGGTTAACAACTGGATTTCTAATGGTTAACGGTATTATGATTCCTGTTACTGCTTGGTTAAGTAACAACTTTAGTACAAAGATTTTGTACATTATTGCTATGTCGACTTTCTTAGTCGGAACAATTATGTGTTTCGTAGCACCAACTTTTGGTGTTATCTTGGCTGGTCGTTTGATTCAAGCGGTCGGTGTTGGTATTACAATGCCACTTATGCAAGTCGTTATGCTATCAATTTTCCCAGCTAACCAACGTGGTGCTGCCATGGGACTTGGTGGATTAGTTATCGGACTTGCTCCAGCTATTGGACCTACACTTTCAGGTTTCATCATTGATAACTGGACATGGAGAGATCTTTTTGGAATGATCATTCCTATCGTTGTCTTAGTTTTAATTTTGGCTTTCTTCTTTATGAGACCAGTTATTAAGACGCACAGAACGAAACTAGATGTTTTATCATTGATTGAATCAACAATCGGTTTTGGTGCCATTCTTTATGGATTCTCATCAGTTGGTAATGACGGTTGGGGTTCAATGACTGTTATTGGTTCTATCGCTATTGGGATTGTTTTCATTCTATTGTTTGGTTACCGTCAATTACATATGGACAAACCATTCTTGGAATTACGTGTTTTCAAAGAAAAGAAATTTGCCATTGCGGCCGCATTGTCATCAGTTACTAACATGGCCATGATCGGTGTTGAAATGGTACTACCACTATACCTTCAAATTGTTAAAGGTATGTCAGCTTTCCATTCAGGCTTAACATTGTTACCTGGTGCTTTGATGATTGGTGTCATGAGTCCGATTACTGGGAATGCCTTTGATAAATTCGGACCTAAGGATTTGGCACGTATGGGTATGTTCTTGTTAACTGCCGGTACAATTCCATTCTTATTCTTAACAAAGACAACGCCAGTTCTTGATATTGTGGTACTTTACATGGTTCGTATGTTTGGTATTTCAATGGTCTTGATGCCTGTTACAACCGATGGTATGAACGCTTTGCCATTTAACTTGATGAGTCATGGTACTGCCGTAAATAACACCGTTCGTCAAATTTTCAGTTCAATGGGTACAGCTATTTTGGTCAGTGTCTTGACTAACGTTACAAACAATTTGAAACCTGGCAAGTCACTTTTGAGTCAAGCACCACTTCAATATAAAGATAATTTCTTCAATGCCACATTAAGTGGTTATCATGCAGCCTTTGCGGTAGCTATTTTATTCTGTGTCATTGGTTACTTAATTAGTTTGATGGTCACAAACAGTTCTAAATCAAAAACAATTGATACTGACACATTGAAAAACACAAGATTGGCAGGTGAAGAATAA
- a CDS encoding MarR family winged helix-turn-helix transcriptional regulator → MDDYNLIGFVMKYTSIKRRIAASYLKDKGLNAFESIILSIVYKNKSCTQDKIGEITMSDGASIARSLKKLENYGYVLRKPDPENGRRKIVKITEKGEKLYDKIRRAFRASNEVMFKGVTSEEQTQLESILEKVYKNLDSIEIPSK, encoded by the coding sequence ATGGATGATTATAATTTGATTGGTTTTGTTATGAAATATACTTCTATCAAACGTCGCATTGCCGCCAGTTATCTCAAGGATAAGGGGCTAAATGCTTTTGAAAGTATCATTTTATCAATCGTTTATAAGAACAAATCCTGCACTCAAGATAAAATTGGTGAAATTACCATGTCTGATGGTGCAAGTATTGCTCGTTCATTGAAAAAACTTGAAAACTATGGCTACGTGTTACGAAAACCTGATCCGGAAAATGGACGACGAAAAATCGTCAAGATTACCGAGAAAGGCGAAAAACTTTATGACAAGATTCGCCGTGCTTTTCGTGCCAGTAATGAAGTGATGTTTAAAGGTGTCACTTCAGAAGAACAAACACAACTAGAGAGTATATTAGAAAAGGTTTATAAAAATTTAGACAGCATCGAGATACCTTCTAAATAA
- the trpS gene encoding tryptophan--tRNA ligase: MKTNTILTGDRPTGKLHIGHYLGSLKNRVKLQDEGKYKMFIMIADMQALTDNARDPEKVRNSLIQVALDYLSVGIDPAKTNILVQSQIPALNELTMYYLDLVSVSRLERNPTVKSEIKQKSFGQSIPAGFLTYPVSQTADITAFKADTVPVGDDQEPMMEQAREIVRTFNNTYNVDTLVEPEGYFPPKGQGRLPGIDGNAKMSKSLGNCIYLSDPADVVTKKVMSMYTDPDHIHVEDPGKIEGNTVFTYLDAFGTDKEKIAELKEQYQAGGLGDVKVKRYLNDVLQEILEPIRNRRAEYEKDIPGVYDILKKGSDNANIVANQTLSEVRKAIGVNYFD, from the coding sequence ATGAAAACAAATACAATTTTAACTGGGGATCGTCCAACAGGTAAGTTACACATTGGACATTATTTAGGATCATTGAAGAACCGTGTTAAGCTTCAAGATGAAGGCAAGTACAAGATGTTTATCATGATTGCCGATATGCAAGCTTTGACAGATAATGCTAGAGATCCTGAAAAAGTTCGTAATAGTTTGATTCAAGTTGCGCTTGATTATTTGTCAGTTGGAATTGATCCAGCTAAAACTAATATTTTGGTGCAATCACAAATTCCTGCTTTGAATGAATTGACAATGTACTATCTTGACCTTGTGAGTGTTTCCCGTTTGGAAAGAAATCCAACTGTTAAGTCAGAAATTAAACAAAAGAGTTTTGGTCAAAGTATTCCAGCCGGCTTTCTAACATATCCAGTTAGTCAAACAGCCGATATTACCGCCTTTAAAGCTGATACAGTGCCAGTCGGTGATGACCAAGAACCAATGATGGAACAAGCACGTGAAATCGTTCGGACATTCAATAATACTTATAACGTTGATACATTAGTTGAACCAGAAGGTTACTTCCCACCTAAGGGCCAAGGTAGACTTCCTGGTATCGATGGTAACGCAAAAATGAGTAAATCATTAGGTAACTGTATTTACTTGTCAGACCCAGCTGACGTGGTAACTAAGAAAGTTATGTCAATGTATACTGATCCAGATCACATTCACGTTGAAGATCCAGGTAAAATCGAAGGCAACACTGTCTTCACATATCTTGATGCTTTTGGTACAGATAAAGAAAAGATTGCTGAATTGAAAGAACAATATCAAGCTGGTGGTCTTGGGGATGTCAAAGTTAAACGTTATCTAAACGACGTTTTACAAGAAATTCTTGAACCAATCCGTAACCGTCGTGCCGAATATGAAAAAGATATTCCTGGCGTTTATGACATTCTTAAAAAAGGTAGCGACAACGCTAATATCGTGGCTAACCAAACATTGTCAGAAGTTCGTAAGGCAATTGGTGTCAACTATTTTGACTAG